A window of Blastomonas sp. SL216 contains these coding sequences:
- the gguC gene encoding GguC family protein — translation MIASLVQFDDGARGVAAFRDGTAYRVTGADTSLALAQAALAAGSSLADYAADRLGDPIDLATVRLLCPIDHLDDAHLLVSGTGLTHLGSAEGRDAMHRAVQDNPDPTDSMKMFLMGVEGGKPADGQPGVQPEWFYKGDGSILAVPGAPLEMPGFALDGGEEPEIAGIYLIAPDGTPTRIGFALGNEFSDHITERGNYLWLAHSKLRAAALGPELLLGDLPADIRGTSTIWRDGQAVWQKPFVSGEANMSHSIANLEHHHFKYAGFRRPGDVHVHFFGTATLSFADGFMTRPGDRFEIAAAPFALPVSNTLAQAVDAPVRIAAL, via the coding sequence GTGATCGCCAGCCTCGTCCAGTTCGACGACGGCGCGCGCGGGGTCGCCGCGTTCCGCGATGGCACCGCTTATCGGGTGACGGGCGCAGACACCTCTCTGGCGCTCGCGCAAGCGGCGCTGGCGGCAGGGTCCAGCCTGGCCGACTATGCCGCCGACCGGCTGGGCGATCCGATCGATCTGGCGACCGTCCGCCTGCTGTGCCCGATCGACCATCTTGACGATGCGCATCTGCTGGTCAGCGGAACGGGCCTGACCCATCTGGGCTCGGCCGAGGGGCGCGACGCGATGCACCGCGCGGTGCAGGACAATCCCGACCCCACCGATTCGATGAAGATGTTTCTGATGGGCGTCGAGGGCGGCAAGCCTGCCGATGGCCAGCCGGGTGTCCAGCCCGAATGGTTCTACAAGGGGGACGGGTCGATCCTGGCGGTCCCCGGCGCGCCGCTCGAAATGCCGGGCTTCGCGCTCGACGGCGGCGAGGAGCCCGAGATCGCCGGGATCTACCTTATCGCTCCCGATGGAACGCCGACGCGGATCGGTTTTGCCCTGGGCAACGAGTTTTCCGACCATATCACCGAGCGCGGCAACTATCTGTGGCTGGCACATTCCAAGCTGCGCGCGGCGGCGCTGGGGCCTGAGCTGCTGCTGGGCGATCTGCCCGCCGATATCCGCGGCACCAGCACGATCTGGCGCGACGGGCAGGCGGTTTGGCAGAAACCATTCGTCTCGGGTGAAGCCAACATGTCGCACAGCATTGCCAATCTGGAGCACCACCACTTCAAATATGCGGGCTTCCGCCGCCCGGGCGACGTCCATGTCCACTTTTTCGGTACCGCGACGCTGTCTTTCGCCGATGGGTTCATGACTCGCCCAGGCGACCGGTTCGAGATCGCGGCAGCCCCGTTCGCGCTTCCGGTGAGCAACACTCTTGCTCAGGCCGTGGATGCACCGGTGAGGATCGCCGCGCTGTGA
- a CDS encoding Gfo/Idh/MocA family oxidoreductase, with protein sequence MIRIGIVGLGKIARDQHLPAIAESADFVLAATASRNARAEDVAAYADLDAMLAAEPDLHAVALCQPPQVRHAAARAAIAAGKHVFLEKPPGATLSEVEDLADAAAQARVTLFASWHSRFAAGVEPARAWLADKAIERIAIEWKEDVRQWHPGQDWIWQPGGLGVFDPGINALSILTRLVPGPVRLEEAQLAFPENREAPIAATLAMRTSAGAPICATFDWRQTGRQSWNIEVKTDAGVLLLADGGNTLLIDGAAQALPGEAEYPSLYAHFARLIAERRSDVDVSPLRLVADAFLTGRRSSTDAFHD encoded by the coding sequence GTGATCCGGATCGGCATCGTCGGGCTGGGCAAGATCGCGCGCGACCAGCATCTGCCAGCGATCGCCGAAAGCGCCGATTTCGTGCTGGCCGCGACCGCCAGCCGCAACGCCCGGGCCGAGGATGTCGCAGCCTATGCCGATCTGGACGCGATGCTGGCGGCCGAGCCAGACCTGCATGCGGTCGCCTTGTGCCAGCCGCCTCAGGTCCGCCACGCGGCCGCGCGCGCTGCGATTGCAGCGGGCAAGCATGTCTTTCTGGAAAAGCCACCCGGCGCGACCTTGTCCGAGGTCGAGGATCTGGCGGACGCTGCGGCGCAGGCGCGGGTGACGCTGTTCGCCAGCTGGCACTCGCGCTTTGCCGCAGGTGTCGAGCCTGCGCGCGCCTGGCTCGCAGACAAGGCGATTGAACGCATCGCCATCGAGTGGAAAGAGGATGTCCGCCAATGGCATCCGGGGCAGGACTGGATCTGGCAGCCAGGTGGCCTGGGCGTATTCGATCCCGGCATCAATGCGCTGTCCATCCTCACCCGGCTGGTGCCCGGTCCGGTCCGGCTGGAAGAGGCGCAGCTCGCATTCCCTGAAAACCGTGAGGCGCCGATCGCGGCGACATTGGCGATGCGGACGTCAGCTGGCGCGCCGATCTGCGCCACGTTCGACTGGCGACAGACCGGGCGGCAGAGCTGGAACATCGAGGTGAAGACCGATGCCGGGGTACTGCTGCTGGCGGACGGCGGCAACACGCTGCTGATCGATGGCGCAGCGCAGGCCTTGCCAGGCGAAGCGGAATATCCGTCGCTCTATGCGCATTTTGCCCGACTGATCGCCGAGCGGCGCAGCGATGTCGATGTCAGCCCGCTACGGCTTGTGGCCGATGCCTTCCTAACCGGGCGTCGTTCGTCTACGGATGCGTTTCACGACTGA
- a CDS encoding FCD domain-containing protein, whose translation MEDARSASPRIHGAIAHDIGVEIVGGIRKPGDVFGGEIEASEALGISRTAYREAIRILAAKGLVESRPKAGTRVTARHRWNLLDPDVLAWTFEGEPDPEFILDLFELRGVIEPAAAAFAARRRSQEQLDAMQAALDDMGRLGLAVSEGRAADQRFHRVILAAAGNEALAALASSVGAAVSWTTKYKQRTRALPRDPLPDHILVYQAIAASDPDGAHRAMAQLLHLALADMDLPPRA comes from the coding sequence ATGGAGGACGCGCGCAGCGCATCGCCTCGCATCCACGGGGCAATCGCCCATGACATCGGCGTGGAGATCGTCGGCGGTATCCGCAAGCCCGGCGACGTCTTCGGCGGAGAGATCGAGGCCAGCGAGGCGCTGGGCATCTCGCGCACCGCCTATCGCGAGGCGATCCGCATTCTGGCCGCCAAGGGGCTTGTCGAAAGCCGCCCCAAGGCAGGCACGCGGGTCACCGCGCGGCACCGCTGGAACCTGCTCGACCCCGATGTTCTGGCGTGGACGTTCGAGGGCGAGCCCGACCCCGAGTTCATCCTCGACCTGTTCGAGCTGCGCGGCGTGATCGAACCGGCTGCCGCCGCCTTTGCCGCCCGCCGCCGCAGCCAGGAGCAGCTCGATGCCATGCAGGCGGCACTCGACGACATGGGCCGGCTGGGGCTGGCAGTGAGCGAAGGGCGCGCCGCCGACCAGCGCTTCCACCGCGTCATTCTGGCTGCAGCAGGCAACGAGGCGCTGGCCGCGCTGGCCAGCTCGGTGGGAGCTGCGGTCAGCTGGACCACCAAGTACAAGCAGCGTACCCGCGCGCTGCCGCGCGACCCCTTGCCCGACCATATCCTGGTGTACCAGGCGATTGCCGCCAGCGACCCCGACGGCGCACACCGGGCAATGGCGCAGCTGCTGCATCTGGCGCTGGCTGACATGGACCTGCCGCCCCGCGCCTGA
- a CDS encoding dihydroxy-acid dehydratase family protein: MSDTQRPKLRSRAWFDNPDNIDMTALYLERYLNFGLSLEELQSGKPIIGIAQTGSDLSPCNRHHLVLAERVREGVREAGGIVIEFPVHPIQETGKRPTAALDRNLAYIGLVEILYGYPLDGVVLTIGCDKTTPAALMAAATVNIPAIALSVGPMLNGWHKGERTGSGTIVWKARQMLAAGEIDDAQFIKLVASSAPSTGYCNTMGTATTMNSLCEALGMSLPGSAAIPAPYRDRQEVAWRTGRRIVDMVREDLKPSDILTRQAFSNAIRVNSAIGGSTNAPIHLSAIARHMGVDLPIKDWEREGHKIPLLVNLQPAGEYLGEDFYRAGGVPAVVNQLIEQGLIHEDAVTANGRTIGENCRGVAIEDEKVIRPFAQPLVQDAGFLVLSGNLFDAAVMKTSVISPEFRARYLSNPDDPDAFEGPAVVFDGPEDYHARIDDPATGITPETLLFMRGAGPIGYPGAAEVVNMRPPSYLIIEGVHALPCIGDGRQSGTSGSPSILNASPEAAAMGGLALIRTGDRVRIDLRNATANVLVSDEELAERRAALEAAGGFAYPASQTPWQEIQRSVVGQMSSGAILEGAEKYQRIAQTMGLPRDNH, translated from the coding sequence ATGTCCGATACGCAACGCCCGAAGCTGCGCAGCCGCGCCTGGTTCGACAATCCCGACAATATCGACATGACCGCACTCTATCTGGAGCGCTATCTCAATTTCGGGCTCAGCCTTGAAGAACTGCAATCGGGCAAGCCGATCATCGGCATCGCGCAGACCGGCAGCGACCTCAGCCCGTGCAACCGGCATCATCTGGTGCTCGCCGAGCGGGTGCGTGAAGGCGTGCGCGAAGCGGGCGGAATCGTCATCGAGTTTCCGGTTCATCCCATCCAAGAAACGGGCAAGCGGCCGACCGCCGCACTGGATCGCAACCTCGCCTATATCGGCCTGGTCGAGATACTCTATGGCTATCCGCTTGATGGCGTCGTCCTGACCATCGGTTGCGACAAGACCACCCCTGCCGCCCTGATGGCGGCGGCGACGGTCAACATCCCCGCCATTGCGCTGTCGGTGGGGCCGATGCTCAACGGCTGGCACAAGGGCGAACGCACCGGATCGGGCACGATCGTGTGGAAGGCGCGGCAGATGCTGGCGGCGGGCGAGATCGACGATGCGCAGTTTATCAAGCTGGTCGCTTCCTCGGCCCCCTCGACCGGCTATTGCAACACGATGGGTACCGCGACGACGATGAACTCGCTGTGCGAAGCGCTCGGCATGTCGCTGCCCGGCTCGGCCGCCATTCCCGCGCCCTATCGCGACCGGCAGGAGGTTGCCTGGCGAACCGGCAGGCGTATCGTCGACATGGTCAGGGAGGACCTGAAACCTTCGGATATCCTGACTCGCCAGGCCTTCAGCAATGCCATCCGCGTCAACAGCGCCATTGGCGGCTCGACCAACGCCCCGATCCATCTCAGCGCCATCGCCCGCCATATGGGCGTCGATCTGCCGATCAAGGACTGGGAGCGCGAGGGGCACAAGATCCCGCTGCTGGTCAATCTGCAACCGGCCGGTGAATATCTGGGCGAGGATTTCTATCGCGCCGGCGGCGTGCCGGCCGTGGTCAACCAGCTGATCGAACAAGGCCTGATCCACGAGGATGCCGTCACCGCGAATGGCCGGACCATCGGCGAGAACTGCCGCGGTGTCGCTATCGAGGACGAGAAGGTCATCCGCCCGTTCGCGCAGCCTCTTGTGCAGGATGCAGGCTTTCTCGTCCTGTCGGGCAATCTCTTCGACGCGGCGGTGATGAAGACCAGCGTCATCTCGCCCGAATTTCGCGCGCGCTATCTGTCCAACCCGGACGATCCCGATGCCTTCGAGGGCCCTGCCGTGGTGTTCGACGGGCCGGAGGATTATCATGCGCGGATCGACGATCCTGCCACCGGGATCACCCCTGAAACCCTGCTGTTCATGCGCGGCGCGGGGCCGATCGGCTATCCGGGTGCGGCCGAAGTCGTGAATATGCGTCCGCCATCCTATCTCATCATTGAAGGCGTCCATGCCCTGCCCTGCATCGGTGATGGGCGGCAATCGGGGACATCGGGTTCGCCCTCGATCCTCAACGCCAGCCCCGAAGCCGCTGCCATGGGCGGGCTGGCGCTGATCCGTACCGGTGACCGGGTGCGGATCGACCTGCGCAACGCCACCGCCAATGTGCTGGTCAGCGACGAGGAACTGGCCGAACGCCGTGCCGCGCTGGAGGCGGCAGGCGGCTTTGCCTATCCCGCATCGCAGACGCCGTGGCAGGAAATCCAGCGCTCGGTCGTCGGCCAGATGAGCAGCGGTGCGATCCTGGAAGGGGCTGAGAAATATCAGCGGATTGCCCAGACGATGGGCCTGCCGCGCGACAACCATTGA
- a CDS encoding galactose mutarotase, which translates to MLRRSGLICMALLPCSQASAATAERSTAATLEDGTVIEAVTLTGTNRVSARIISYGATLQSLTAPDSAGELADVLLGFDDAADYARLPSYFGVTVGRYANRIAGGRFAIDGKSYQVSQNDKGNSLHGGAVGFDKRPWRIVRVTQGRQASVTLALTSADGDQGYPGKVEAVVTYSLDDHGALTIRFDASTDRPTVINMTNHAIFNLAGEGAPGGALGHRLTIPAAAITPVDETLIPTGALRPVQGTVFDFRTARSLDQGIRDGRDPQIVRARGYDHNFALDKGLTPLPQLAARLEDPQSGRILEVLSTEPGVQLYTGNFLDGSVIGKRGHVYRMGDGIALEPQKFPDAPNRPDFASARVDPGRPYSHVMIYRLSVAP; encoded by the coding sequence ATGCTGAGGCGATCCGGCCTGATCTGCATGGCCCTGTTGCCCTGCAGTCAGGCCTCAGCTGCGACCGCCGAGCGCAGCACTGCAGCAACGCTGGAGGACGGCACGGTGATCGAAGCCGTGACGCTGACCGGCACCAACCGCGTATCGGCGCGGATCATCAGCTATGGCGCGACGCTGCAATCGCTCACTGCACCCGATAGCGCGGGCGAGCTTGCCGATGTGCTGCTGGGGTTCGACGATGCCGCCGATTATGCCCGCCTACCCAGCTATTTCGGCGTGACGGTGGGCCGTTATGCCAACCGGATCGCTGGCGGACGCTTTGCCATCGACGGCAAGAGCTATCAGGTCTCTCAGAACGACAAGGGCAATTCGCTGCACGGCGGCGCGGTCGGCTTCGACAAGCGTCCATGGCGGATCGTGCGCGTCACCCAGGGCCGCCAGGCATCGGTCACGCTGGCATTGACCAGTGCCGATGGCGATCAGGGCTATCCGGGCAAAGTCGAGGCTGTGGTCACCTATAGCCTGGACGACCATGGCGCGCTGACCATCCGCTTCGATGCCAGTACGGATCGCCCGACGGTGATCAACATGACCAATCATGCGATCTTCAACCTGGCCGGCGAAGGTGCGCCGGGCGGCGCGCTGGGGCACCGGCTGACCATTCCCGCGGCGGCCATTACGCCGGTCGATGAGACGCTCATCCCCACCGGGGCGCTGCGCCCCGTGCAGGGAACCGTGTTCGATTTTCGCACCGCAAGGTCGCTCGATCAGGGGATACGCGATGGACGCGATCCGCAGATCGTGCGGGCGCGCGGCTATGACCATAATTTCGCGCTCGACAAGGGGCTCACCCCCCTGCCGCAACTGGCCGCGCGGCTGGAAGATCCGCAATCGGGCCGCATTCTGGAGGTCCTTTCGACCGAGCCGGGCGTGCAGCTCTACACTGGCAATTTCCTCGACGGCTCGGTGATCGGCAAGCGCGGTCATGTCTACCGCATGGGCGACGGCATCGCGCTGGAACCGCAGAAATTCCCCGATGCCCCCAACCGGCCCGACTTCGCTTCAGCCCGGGTCGATCCCGGCCGCCCCTATTCGCATGTCATGATCTATCGCCTGTCGGTTGCGCCCTGA
- a CDS encoding sugar MFS transporter yields the protein MGKYILRQLHLHKSKAGGESVTMEANHRAAPIAADASDQRRGYRPALTLLASLFFIWGFVTVINNTLLPHLRNVFDLSYTQTTLIESVWFIAYFLASIPSARLIARIGYQRAMVTGLLVMAIGALGMMLAASLPSYGVTLVMLFVIAAGITLLQVAANPYVAVIGPAESAPSRLNLVQAMTSAGTMLAPLFGAYLILGRSKGGTAEAGTILTEAERLADAHSVILPYGLVALALFALAAIVARFPLPALGSSTARASREERKALSLWKHRNLVWGIPAILVYLIAEIGVANLFVNFVSQPQIVGLTQAEAGRYLTLLWAGMMIGRFAGSALMQRFAAESVLAIFAVIAFMLMLATVFLSGPAAMWTLILVGLFHSIMFPTIFTLGIRELGPLTEEGSGLLIMAIAGGALVVVQGWLADIHGLQASFMLTAACELFILFYAIWGSRPSAYATGS from the coding sequence GTGGGCAAGTATATACTCAGACAATTACACCTGCACAAGAGCAAGGCTGGGGGAGAGAGCGTTACCATGGAAGCCAATCACCGCGCGGCGCCGATCGCAGCTGACGCCAGCGACCAACGGCGCGGTTACAGGCCCGCACTGACGCTACTGGCCAGCTTGTTTTTCATCTGGGGCTTCGTCACGGTGATCAACAACACGTTGCTGCCGCACCTGCGTAACGTGTTTGATCTCAGCTACACACAGACGACGCTGATCGAATCGGTCTGGTTCATCGCCTATTTTCTCGCCTCGATTCCCTCGGCCAGACTGATCGCGCGGATCGGCTATCAGCGCGCGATGGTCACCGGCCTGCTGGTGATGGCGATCGGTGCGCTGGGGATGATGCTGGCGGCGAGCCTGCCATCCTATGGTGTGACGCTGGTCATGCTGTTCGTCATCGCCGCCGGCATCACCCTGCTGCAGGTGGCGGCGAATCCCTATGTCGCTGTCATCGGCCCTGCCGAGTCGGCACCATCGCGTCTCAACCTTGTGCAGGCAATGACTTCGGCCGGGACCATGCTGGCGCCGCTTTTCGGGGCGTATCTTATTCTCGGGCGATCAAAGGGAGGAACCGCTGAGGCGGGGACGATCCTTACCGAGGCGGAACGGCTGGCGGATGCGCATTCGGTCATCCTTCCATATGGGCTTGTGGCGCTCGCATTGTTTGCGCTCGCTGCGATCGTTGCCCGTTTTCCCTTGCCGGCTTTAGGGTCGTCAACCGCCCGCGCATCGCGCGAGGAGCGCAAGGCGCTGTCGCTGTGGAAGCATCGCAACCTCGTCTGGGGCATTCCTGCGATCCTCGTCTATCTGATTGCCGAAATCGGGGTAGCCAACCTGTTCGTGAACTTCGTTAGCCAGCCTCAGATCGTGGGCCTGACCCAGGCCGAGGCCGGTCGCTATCTGACGCTGCTCTGGGCTGGGATGATGATCGGCCGGTTCGCGGGGTCTGCCCTGATGCAGCGCTTTGCCGCTGAGTCGGTGCTGGCGATATTCGCGGTCATTGCCTTCATGCTGATGCTGGCGACGGTGTTCCTGTCGGGGCCGGCAGCCATGTGGACGCTGATCCTTGTCGGCCTGTTCCATTCGATCATGTTTCCGACGATTTTCACATTGGGAATCCGGGAGCTGGGGCCGTTGACCGAAGAAGGATCGGGTCTGCTGATCATGGCGATTGCTGGCGGAGCACTGGTCGTCGTTCAGGGCTGGCTTGCCGATATTCATGGTCTCCAGGCTTCGTTCATGCTGACGGCAGCCTGCGAACTGTTCATCCTCTTCTATGCGATTTGGGGGAGCCGTCCGTCGGCATATGCGACAGGCTCTTGA